ATTACCCGCTTCAGTAGTTGCGGTGTTGTCTCTCCTTGCTAATATCACTTCATGGATCTTCATGATTTGATATACTTCGTCTCTCGTCCTGCTTCGTCTGAGCATTGGTTTTCAATGGTTCGAGGCTTTAGAAGCTTCGTGTCAAGAGTACAGACATGTGTTTATCTTTGTGATTTGGTCTTTGTTGTCTTTAAATATCAGCTCTAGTCCACTGATTCCCTCGGGGCAGTGCGTGCTTGCAGAGCCGGCTTGAATTGAATAGCCAGGTCTCTTTCACTCTCTTTCAATTCCAATAATACAACTGTGTTGAACAATGAGGGGGCTACAGGCATTTGAGAAGGAAACATCTAGTAGATGTTAAAATTCGTTCGCGACTGCGAGATTGGATCCCTCTGGACTGCACGTAATATACCTTATCGAAGTCCATGGGTGCGGCCATTGCCAACTATGAGGGATCCTTACCCACTTCTATGATCTACACTTTAGGTCTATGTTGTATCTGTCCAAGGTAAGTATGACCGTCTCCAAATAATTACCTTGGTTGTCCTGCACGTCCTTGTaaagtaagaaaaaaagagaaacgGCTTATACTTTGGCAATGCTCCACATTTTGATTGTGATagcagaaatatatattgacATTGAATGTTCACTCCAACTCGGATAAAAGAACGCCACAGCAGATATAGATAGACGAACACCCTATCTTTACACACATTTCTGCCCACACCCTACTGCGCTTTCCCGGGATCCTCTTCAAACCCAAACCATTATCGACACACCCCAGCCGATCACCATGTTCGTGGCGTGCAATTGCCAGTTGGTACACCCATGCACGGTGCATATTTCCGAGTCAATGAACAGAGTATGTGTATGACTTTTAATGTGATCCGTCGATGAAGCACccgaaaaacaaaaacaaaaagagaaTCAATCTTGGccatacttattttattGAGTTATACAGCCTCACGGGGTCCGGATTACATTCTATGTTCAATTTGCGTAAAGAttggccttgaggaagaagaaacggcAGATACAACAAGTATAAAGACCGGGTACGAGTACTATCTATCTATCGTGTCTATATCAGCCCTATCTAAGCATTCTACAGCCGGAATGGATGTGTCCTCCTCTCCTAAGTTCTTCTAAAATACACCGCTACTAATCTTAGGGCGGGGAAAGCATAAGGAACGAAAGGCGGGAATCAGAGACATTATATAGTATGTGAATCGCTAGCCAAGCATCATGCAGTCTATGACAACGGACTGCAATCAGCCTCTGCCTTTCATATTCTAAATATACAGATACAGGAATGTGGGGGGTTCGTTTCCATCATAAGCCATGCGAGTCATTATCGTCTAATATTCACGTGCCGTGTGTAATGTGTTTTTCACGGTCGAATTCGCCCAGTGGCTTTGTCGCCGCCGAACAAGACCAAGACGATCTCGTCTAAAAGTGTGAAGATCAAATGCGCGTTCAATCGCTTGTTATTCAGTGTTGCGAAGATTCTCCTCGCCGCGGCCTGGGCATTTGCGCGGCCGACTACATTGCCCGCTAAATCTGGTACAAGTGTTGCAAGGACTAGACTAGCTTCTGTCCGGCTCTTGAGACGCTCCGAGGCCGTGCGGACCTTATTCTGGCGGAAAGCCCCACCAGGCCAGAGTGTGTCCTTTGCCAGAGCTAGGTAGCGTAGGAGATGTTCGTCTTGGACTAAAGAGCGCGCGCCCTCGCGGACTTTACGCTCAATTGTACCGCCGAGAAGCTGGTGGAGCACGACCACGACTGCACGGCCACGGAGCCAATTATTGCCCTTGTTGAGCTCGAAGGTTTCTAGAAAGAGGTCGCAGATGGGCTTAATAAAAGGCTCCAGTTCGCGATCTTCAAAGGCATTTAGCTCGGCCTCAGCTTCGGCGGTCGTCACGGCATCTTCAGTCGCAAGGCCAGAGTTAGCCGCCGTTGTTACAACGGTagatggttgttgttgttgttgactgGTGGCGGCAGAAATGAGATTTTGTCCAGCAATTGAGAGTTGGTCGAGGACGCCGAAATTCCCGAGGAAATCATCCATTCCGTCGGCAACAGAGTTGTATATACGGGTCACTAGGTCCTTTGTCTCCCCATCTGGCGGTGCCTCGTTGCGTGGGATGATGGCTCGctgagagagaaaggcgCGTAAGTCACGACTCCTACATACTTCTGGAAGAAGCAATAACTTCTGAAGATACGCCTCGAGAGCCAAGCGTCGTTTTTGTAAAAATTCCTTTTGAAGCTTCATGACCATTCGCCGCCGGGGAAACTCTAGCTGGCGCACAGATGGGTATTGTATGCGTAATTGATGGTGAAGTCCGTGAAACTCGCTATATCTGCGTGCGACTGCCCAGGATGCCGCTGGCATTTGCTCCCCAGCATTTCTTTGtacttcaacaacatctgCAGAGGTCAGTCATGGAATTCAACCAGGGTGGTGCCGAGCATACACAAAGCAAATTCTCGaccatcctcttcttttcccacTACAATGGACTTGATTCGGATGCTCGACCGGCCATACAGGCTATTGTCACTCTCCTGGATCATATACTGTTGTCGTTGCATATCTTTGCGGTGAAGCTCTCGTTGAATGCTTGTCTTAGATTTTCGTAGAATCCGTAACTCCGCTGTATTGTTCGTGAGTTCGGCCTTTCGAGTTAAGGTGTCGACCACCGCCTCTTGCGACCCGAGTTTCTCAATGTCTGTCGTGAGCGCTTGAATTGCTTCCGTCAATCCTAGATCACCTGGTGCTGCTTCATGAACCTCGTCCGCAGAATCTCTGGCGTCCGCgccttctggctcttcgtATTCATCCTCAAGGTACTTTTGCTGCTCAGGAAAAAGGTCGTCATCAAACACTCCGCGGCGTGATGTCCCATCCAAAAGCCCCAAGGAGGCGATGCTGGGCTTCAATCTATCGTCCCCTCGACCATCCGCTGTAGGAATGTCAATCGAACTGCGAGGCGATTTTTGGTTCGGATCATTGGAAGGTAATTCTTCTAGTTTCCCATGTTTAGGCTCATTCGTGATAATGTCATTCAGAGCCGCCTCCATGTTTTCAATTATTCTGTTTTCATTGTTCTCAGAATCGCCGTGTGGAATGTTTTGATTAAGGCTCTGGGTGGACATGGCAAGCGGATCTGTATCGTAGTCATCGTCGAACAGTGGCGCTGAACGCTCAGAGTCTATTGACCGCCTCACtggctcttcgtcgtcaaagAGTTTCCCTAAGCTGGGTACGTCATTCGATGAAATAGCAGCTCTTCGTAGATCCCTTTTCGGCTTGGAACCCGGATGTGACGTTGTGCGGTTTATCAATGGGGGAAGAGGGCGTCTTTCCCGAATCTCGAGGGTACCCACAGGGGTTTGTTGAGATGACAGGGACGGCACAGCGACGCCGCTACTATGTGAGCCGTCATCGAGCGctagatatttatagtataggTCTGACTGCTTGAACTTCGGGTAATAAGCATCTTGCAACCCTTCCAGCACAGCAGACTGGGTGGTCAATATCACCATGCGAGCTTTACGATATTGTTCGGAGGTGGCGCGCTTTCCTGCACTTAGAAAGGCTTTCACAATTTGACGAGATTCTTCTGTCACCTTCAGTTCAGGTTTTGTCAGGTATGTCTCGCTAATTAGGGCCATGTCATTCCTGTCCGAGGTCGTCCATGTTTTAGAGCTGGGCGATGACTCGTCGCCGAAGTCGTCCTCAAGGGGGTTACGAAACCCGTCAACCACGATCCAGAATTGCACCAGAGACATGAGATGTTGACGATCCATGAACTCCATAAAATATGATAGGCCCGATGCGTCATGCATCACATCAACCAGAGACGCTTCCTGGGCCGCTGATGAGCTCTTGCGTCGGAAATGTGAaactgcagcagcggcatgAGACGACTGGTCATTAGGAGTAGAAAGTTTGGCCACCTTCTGATCCAGAACCCTTTTTCCAGTTTCGAGTCGCCGAAGGTAGACTGGGTCTTGCCCTTCAACCATCAACTCTCGTTTCAACTGACTGGCTACAAGAGCTCTGAATCGCCGGGCGTCGGACAGGTTACTGCAGCGTCGAATAGTTCGGACAAACCGCTCAAAGGCTCGCTCGGAATCGTTTGGCGAGAGACGCGGGAAAGGATGACCGCGTTTCGATTTGGGAGCGGGGGATGCATGTTCGTCCAAGGCAGCCCGGAGCTTGCGTACAGTTTTCCGATCCTGAAGAGCAGTTCGACCATAAGCTTCCATCAGTTGATTCCACGTATCCGGATCCGAGATCGCCGATACAAGTGGAAAGAGGATAGCGCAAGAAACAACTTCCCTAACGAGTACCGAGACGATGCGGCTACTAAGGACACTCTCTGGGAACAATTGGGGCAGTAATCCAACGGTTAGTTTGCGCAAATAATCTTGTTCCACTATTTTTTGGTCGGATAAAGAAAGGACTGCGGCCGGGTGTAAATGGCCATCACGGTATTTGCTTGCGATAGCAAGATCCAACTCTTCAGATTCAGTGACATTGCGAGTCAAGTTCTTTCCTCGTACAGATCGCTCCGCAATATCGAACTCCTTCAGATGTGTAGTAAAGATAGGAAATATTCGAGAGACGATAAGGGATACAATATCCTCTGCCAGTAGCCGATCGCGCAGGTTCCCAATTGCTGTCCGTATCACTTTGTCCACCTCATTAGGGAAAGTGGGGTTCGGGCTGATTCCGCGGTGCCATGACGAGACGAAGTCGCGAGATATAAGCGAGAGCATCTCATCGATGCTTTCGGACACAATGAACGACTGTGGATATAGTGACTCCGCATGATACTTGGAGTGCTTCTGTAACCCTTGGACCTCCTTCTGCCAATGCCGGCGTGCGACGAATGCGACGGGTAGGTTCTTAGACTGGCTGGTTTTGGACGAAGTCGAGTTTCGCGAAGTGAGGAGTACAACGCCGAAGATAGCGGCAGACGAGAGGAAGGCCCCCAGAACTAAGGCATATCCAAGATACCTAAGAACAGGGAGCCAGTGAACAGCGAAACCCCAAGCGACAAAACCACCAAAGCCCGCTAGGACGTATTCGCGATATTTCACGACCATTTTCATCACACCAGTTGCACGGCAGCTGGGTCTCTTATCATGGCGGTCAAGAGGGCAAATGTGAAACTATAAGGGAATGCATTGCCAACAAGATGACTGATATGGAAAGTGTCTGGGTCTATCAAAGGATGGCAGTTGGAAGCTAATATCAAggcggagaagcagaaggcagGCGGTGAGGACCCCTGATTTATAGCAGGGCGAAGACGTCACTTGTCAACACCTTCGCCCCCCAATTCTCCGCTTGACgtcctccctcctctgccctcccttctctcctttgtgttttctttcctcagTCTTCCAGCTGCTAGCCCCGACATCCACAAATATGTCGACTCTCTCCGACTTTGTCGACTTCTCTCAGGGCACGCTAAAATGTACGTTTCCCTGATTTATTCACGTCCAGCGCTTTTTTCAATTGTTGATCTTCTAGATGCTGCGCTGTCCATTGCATTCAACCC
This region of Aspergillus puulaauensis MK2 DNA, chromosome 5, nearly complete sequence genomic DNA includes:
- the rgsC gene encoding putative intermediate filament protein (Mdm1) (COG:D,U,Z;~EggNog:ENOG410Q179;~InterPro:IPR036305,IPR016137,IPR001683,IPR003114, IPR036871,IPR013937;~PFAM:PF02194,PF08628,PF00615,PF00787;~TransMembrane:3 (i7-27o33-55i256-274o);~go_function: GO:0035091 - phosphatidylinositol binding [Evidence IEA]), with protein sequence MKMVVKYREYVLAGFGGFVAWGFAVHWLPVLRYLGYALVLGAFLSSAAIFGVVLLTSRNSTSSKTSQSKNLPVAFVARRHWQKEVQGLQKHSKYHAESLYPQSFIVSESIDEMLSLISRDFVSSWHRGISPNPTFPNEVDKVIRTAIGNLRDRLLAEDIVSLIVSRIFPIFTTHLKEFDIAERSVRGKNLTRNVTESEELDLAIASKYRDGHLHPAAVLSLSDQKIVEQDYLRKLTVGLLPQLFPESVLSSRIVSVLVREVVSCAILFPLVSAISDPDTWNQLMEAYGRTALQDRKTVRKLRAALDEHASPAPKSKRGHPFPRLSPNDSERAFERFVRTIRRCSNLSDARRFRALVASQLKRELMVEGQDPVYLRRLETGKRVLDQKVAKLSTPNDQSSHAAAAVSHFRRKSSSAAQEASLVDVMHDASGLSYFMEFMDRQHLMSLVQFWIVVDGFRNPLEDDFGDESSPSSKTWTTSDRNDMALISETYLTKPELKVTEESRQIVKAFLSAGKRATSEQYRKARMVILTTQSAVLEGLQDAYYPKFKQSDLYYKYLALDDGSHSSGVAVPSLSSQQTPVGTLEIRERRPLPPLINRTTSHPGSKPKRDLRRAAISSNDVPSLGKLFDDEEPVRRSIDSERSAPLFDDDYDTDPLAMSTQSLNQNIPHGDSENNENRIIENMEAALNDIITNEPKHGKLEELPSNDPNQKSPRSSIDIPTADGRGDDRLKPSIASLGLLDGTSRRGVFDDDLFPEQQKYLEDEYEEPEGADARDSADEVHEAAPGDLGLTEAIQALTTDIEKLGSQEAVVDTLTRKAELTNNTAELRILRKSKTSIQRELHRKDMQRQQYMIQESDNSLYGRSSIRIKSIVVGKEEDGREFALYVVEVQRNAGEQMPAASWAVARRYSEFHGLHHQLRIQYPSVRQLEFPRRRMVMKLQKEFLQKRRLALEAYLQKLLLLPEVCRSRDLRAFLSQRAIIPRNEAPPDGETKDLVTRIYNSVADGMDDFLGNFGVLDQLSIAGQNLISAATSQQQQQPSTVVTTAANSGLATEDAVTTAEAEAELNAFEDRELEPFIKPICDLFLETFELNKGNNWLRGRAVVVVLHQLLGGTIERKVREGARSLVQDEHLLRYLALAKDTLWPGGAFRQNKVRTASERLKSRTEASLVLATLVPDLAGNVVGRANAQAAARRIFATLNNKRLNAHLIFTLLDEIVLVLFGGDKATGRIRP